Proteins encoded in a region of the Raphanus sativus cultivar WK10039 chromosome 8, ASM80110v3, whole genome shotgun sequence genome:
- the LOC108819541 gene encoding LOW QUALITY PROTEIN: uncharacterized protein LOC108819541 (The sequence of the model RefSeq protein was modified relative to this genomic sequence to represent the inferred CDS: inserted 2 bases in 2 codons) — MARFMSTFSSKALWDVLLRASLPLRALSIRLILCQRSTSHPNSQSQIQTRRKKNFQIEEEEEDGAFGKLIDAILFLYFALMVFIPPLFDAQTVLPKEIYPKVLTDLNRNYIADFGDYLLAEEPHFLVGLIWHELILLWPLSIANVYAILAGKSWFGTTCLLYGASVVTSMAAVLGEMIGSGXASEKLLMMYVXFMGVGILATLRGLVSRSTSKSATGSVDKPRRKLA; from the exons ATGGCGAGGTTTATGAGCACCTTCTCGAGCAAAGCTCTGTGGGATGTTTTACTGAGAGCATCCCTTCCTCTCCGAGCCTTATCCATAAGATTGATTCTGTGTCAAAGATCAACGTCGCATCCG AACTCTCAGTCTCAGATTCaaaccagaagaaaaaaaaactttcaaatcgaagaagaagaagaagatggagctTTCGGGAAGCTGATCGATGCGATCCTCTTCTTATACTTCGCTCTAATGGTGTTTATCCCTCCGCTCTTCGACGCACAAACGGTGCTCCCCAAAGAAATCTACCCGAAGGTTCTCACCGATCTGAACCGCAACTACATCGCCGACTTCGGAGACTACTTGCTCGCGGAGGAGCCGCATTTCCTCGTCGGACTCATCTGGCACGAGCTCATCCTCCTCTGGCCGCTCTCGATCGCCAACGTCTACGCGATTCTCGCCGGAAAGTCGTGGTTCGGCACCACGTGCTTGCTCTACGGAGCTTCCGTCGTTACTTCCATG GCTGCAGTACTGGGAGAGATGATAGGTTCGG AGGCTTCTGAGAAGTTGCTGATGATGTATG CTTTCATGGGTGTTGGGATACTGGCTACTCTTCGTGGTTTAGTCTCTCGTTCAACCTCCAAGAGCGCCACCGGATCTGTTGACAAGCCCAGGAGGAAGCTGGCCTAG